The sequence atGGTTTCCTCTGTGCCTTGCTGTGGACTTTGGTTTTCTTGTAGGGATGTCTGTAGTTGTCCAGAGCTGTAAAATTTACACTACTGCCCCAGGCCAGTTTGCTTTAGGTGGCAATAAAGTGTATCTTATCTTGTCCTACTTTCTTGCCTGAAGAAGCAAATAAATGAGAGACCATATATATGTAGAaatacagagagaaagagagagaaagctaAAAACCCCGCCCACTCGGATGTCCCTGTGTCCGAATCGAGCCCCTCCCAGCAGCTGTTGTGGCTGTGGATCAACAGCTGATTGCGGTTCCTGCCTCCAGATTTTCTCCTTTTATCTACAAGAAGGAACGAACTGAGAAACGTCCCTCCGTGAATTCACAAGTGTCTTTATCAAAGGTTGGTGTTTGGTCTGTTTCTTTAAGGCACAGTGTGAGATAATAAGACAAACATCTCTTCACCGGTTAGCGTTTCATTTCTCGTAGCTACATGATGCTGATGGATGAAGGAGTGAGGAGGACTCTGGTCTCCTCCTCAGTCGATCAGATCATCATCCTTCCAGCTCCATCCTGGAGGCTGAGCAAGACATGGATATAAACATCCAGAAATCTGTTGTTCCAGTTCAAAAGGACGAGCTAAAGACAGCGATATTACCTCTGCTTTAGacagatgtttgtgtttctactgctgtaatttacttttttttttttgaccactACAGCGGAAAATCAGGAAGGATGTCAGACTGCTATGGTCTGCTCACTCCTGACAGGAAAGCAGGTACGGAGCTGAAACCCAAcatgcttttgtaatttttttttaaaatgtccttttaaGCATGCTGTCGTGTAAAGAGGAGCcgatgctttaaaaaaatctatttaatatAAATTTTCTTGCGCAACAGTAAAGATGACTGCGAATGTACTGATGTGCGTTTGGGCATGCAGTTTCTGTGCTTTCAAAGTCAAGGACCTTAATTCATTATATAAAGTGCACCCCTCAGTCAAACGGTAAAGATTCTTCTTGGTACACTCGAGTTTTTCAGTATTCTCTGCACTTTTGGTTCCTCTATGCTGTGGATTTATACttagttttttcatttcttcatgCAATCCTGGAATCAATATAGAGATCTGGTGTCTATTGAGGCTATATTTTCTGTAGGAGGTCTGCTTGTTGTTCTTGTGAATGGAGATAGTTGTTTAGTTCTCAGTATGTTTGTTGTTGACTTTGGGACTGATCAGATGCTGTCCTGATGGTAGTGCGtgatggaaaaaatgtaaatttataaaGTGCTTCAAGTGAAGTCCTGTATTTGACCATGCGACTCACAAATGAGCTATTCTAACCCTAGCTGCTAGGAAACAAAGTGACAGCAATCTCTGATTTCCTCTATAACTGTTTTACATTCCTgtgatgtttaaatgtaaagCTGTTAAATGTGTTCCTCCATCAGTTCCTCTGCAGAGCATTGAGGTGGAGCTGGAGGTGAGGGACCATGTGGCCACAGTGGTCTCCACTCTGAAGTACCAGAACAAAGAGGACAAACCAGTAGAGGCTGTGTTTGTCTTCCCTCTGCCTGGAGATGCTGCTGTCTGtcatttcagtgctgtgattggACAGAAAGAGATTGTAGCTGAGGTGAAGGAGAAACAGGAGGTGAGCTGGATGGTAAATATTCAAAGAGGAactaaaaacactgtaaagtgAACGTTACTGATGTGTGTCACCTTCCCTCCAGGCTCGTGAGGAATATGATGATGCATTGAGCTCTGGTCAGCAGGCCTTCCTATTGGAGGAGAGTGAACAGAGTCCAGATATATTCTCTATGAAGGTGGGTGGTCTGGCTCCAGGAGAGAGCGCCTCCATCAGGCTGGAGTACGTGACTGAGCTGGCTGTGCAGGCTGATGACGGGCTGAGGTTCTGTCTGCCTGCTGTGCTCAACCCTCGCTACCAACCTCAGGGTAGGAACACCAGCCAACACCTTCTACCTGAGTGCAAACCACACATGTTTGGAGTTTATTGTGACAGTATGCTGGTGGAGGTCAGAGACTACTATTCAATAATTGTGGTAACATGTATAAATCCCCTCTGAAACCACGAGCTTCACAAATCCTCCAAAGTCAAAGGAAACCAGGTGAGTCCCAGTTGTCTGTCATGTTGTTTCCAGGTAGTGAAGGTGCCAGTGTCCAGGTGTTCTCTGTTCCAGCCTCTCTGGTTCCCTacactctgtgtttttgtggccgACTCTTCTCTCCTCGTCCAATATGTAAAGTGGAGTCCAGCTGCTCCCTGGAGCCTCTGCAGTACCTGAACACTGATCAAACTCAGGCCACGGTAGGTAGAGTGCtgatgtgtgtgctgtgtgtggttGGTCGTCTTCAGTGAGAAGAAAATGTGAGTTTGTTGTTGAACTGCAGGTCAAGTTGGCTGCAGGACACAAGTTTGACAGAGATGTTAAACTTGTGATTTATTACAAAGATGCCCACCAGCCCACTGCTGTGGTGGAGGCAGGACAGACCTCTGCAGAGACTGGTGAGTACAAAGTAACTTTGTAAAGTTACACCTGTGAATGAAAATGATTGaagttatttgtgtgtgttttggaaataatattaaagtgatttttctgttgctgtcatGTTTCAGGCACTCTGATGGGTGATCCAGTGGTGATGGTGAGTCTGTATCCTGAGTTCCCCCAGTCTGTGATGTCTTCAGTGGCCTCATGTggagagtttgtgttcttgatGGATCGATCTGGAAGTatgaagagaaaaatgaacaacaaagagAGTCATCAGACTTGCATCATGAGTGACAGGGTATTCATTATGAGTTAGTTCTGCAATAAACTATTTCAGAATGTGTTTCTCATGCAGTGACATTCATTGTATCTACTTTTTTCTCTTGAGGATACTCTGCTGCTCCTGTTGAAGAGCTTACTAATGGGCTGCTACTTCAACATCTACAGTTTTGGGTCCAGATATCAACACATTTTCCCGTAAGTCACTCTCTGATATCTATCAGTCCAACAGATGTCTTCTCTTGGTATGaagtatgtgcatgtgtgcattggtgcatgtgtttgtgtgacggCAGTCAGAGTGTGGAGTACAGCCAGAAGaccatggaggaggctctgaaGAAAGCTGAGGAGATGGAGGCTAATCTGGGAGGAACAGAGATCCTGAAGCCTCTACAACATATTTACAGCCAGCACTGTATTCCTAATCAGCCTAGACAggtagtacacacacacacacacacacaccgatcCACATAAACTTGACATAGCACATGTTGCATATTTCTTGATATTATATTTAACCATGTTTGTGTCAAATCTCCTTCCCAGCTGTTTGTCTTTACTGATGGAGAGGTGGGAAACACCAAAGAAGTTCTAGATCTGGTGAAGAAGAATTCAGGTTCCCACAGGTGAAACtacaaaaccacaaacacatgatGTGTTCAGTGTTCTAGTGTTGTGTGTGATTAAATCAAACTGCTGTATTGTAGGTGTTTCTGTTTTGGGATTGGAGAAGGAGCCAGCTCTGCTCTTATCAATGGGTTGGccaaagaaggaggaggacacgCTCAGTTCATCAGAGGGACTGACAGGATGCAACCAAAAGTAAGACATTAAACACTATGAAGCTGTAATGTTCAATAAGGTAGCAGCAAATATGTATTTCAGCTTGTTGCTCCAATAAATAAAAGTATGATTTTATATGCTTTGTACTATTTTTCAGGTGATGCAGTCACTGAGATTTGCTCTGCAGCCTGCTGTGGAAGACATCTCAGTCACATGGGGTTTACCAAAGGGActgtctgtcactgtcctgTCTCCACCAATCACATCCATTTTCCAGGGTCATAGGTCACTGATTTATGGCCAGCTCACTGGACAGGTAGCAACAGCTCCATCTCATATCCGATATTCCATGTGATTGTCAATTTGAAGAGAACTACCACTTCAGATCCCTTGTTGACTTGATGAGTTTTGGATATAAGCAGTCTTCAATACTCGTAGACTTAACTTCCATCAAGTCTTCACGTGTGGTAAGTTGTGGACAAACAGGATTCAGCCTCTCCCTGTAGGAGCCTTGTTGGTAGAACTCGTGTCATTCCGCTGTCAGTAATATCACCcagtttcatttgtgtttttgctgtcttCTGTGACAATGGATGTTTGTTCACCAGAGTGAACAAACATGTAGTTACATCCCGCCTGTCCAGGGTAGTCGGATGGTAACAAAGAAAGTAACACAAAGCAGCATTATAGAGTGATGGgctgtaatttattttgaaaagaaggTGTACataataaattaaagaaaaagtgagggtgttaaatgcaaaaatggtgctacagaaataaaagagcAAAACATAACCAAAAGCGAACTTTGTTTAGAAGTCGATATTTAGcagataagaaaaataaaaggtaaCTAACGTAAAGAAACTATTTAACTGAAGTACAGCGCAGTAGCACCCCTGGCTGAACTAACAATGAATACTTAAACTGTCAATGTTCCTCTCACTAGCATTTAAAATCCCCCACAGGCACAAACGccaacatttacaaatttgtcaACCGGGCGGCTCAGCTTCTCCTATGAGCTGCCACCgaaaaactgaatgaatgagcCTTTTGAAAGCTGCGCTGGCAGCATGGTTGGAGGAGATCACCTGTCCTGAACCAATCCTTCAGCTCCTCAGACTGTAGGCGGGCACAACCACAGAGATGGGATGGACGAACGAAGGTATTCGCCAGGCTGCTGGCAGCTGTTCACAATACAAATCAACATGAGGAGGAGAACAGCGGCCCAGGGCCGTAACACGTCCTTTATCATTTCTGTTCAGTTGAAATCTGACAAATGCTTCTCCAATGTACATTATGGTTGAAGGTGTCCATTTGGTGGAACCTTCTCCCATTAGGTTGGACAGATTGATTTAAGTAGGATTGTAGAGTGAGTAGACTAGATCTCATCATGACGTTCTGAGGGTAACTGAATTGCCGGGAATTTTTGGACCCGCTgtttaaacaaacacagcacCATCATCAGCTGCCTAAAGACAAGGGTTCCGGTTATATAGTTGGTTTTATGCCACTTAGCTTTGGTTGTAGCTTGGATTAATACCCTTTAGTTTGAGATTTGGTCTTGATGCAGACACAGAGTaggctttgtgtttttgcactgttttaATGTGTCAGTTTAAACCCCAAGTCCTGATGGTTTCTCTCAGTCTCAAATACAGTATTTATACCTGGCATGCAACAAGCTATGTATTTCTGGATGTACCTCAATAGTAAGCAGGAAGACAGCAGATGAGAGTCCATCAAATTTACTGTCAACTTCACTCTGGTTGCTGTTGTAGAAACAAACTGATATGCAATATGAAAACACTAAAACCTGAAAACATTCATAAACAGTTGGTTGCATTTGCTTGcagtaaacatgttttctgaaaCTGTAATGCTTTCTCAGAGTACAGATGCAACAGACGGTTGTGTGACGGTGAGGTGCAGCCTGCCAGGTCAGCCTTTGGAGATGAAGCTTGTCTTCAGTGTCAGACCTGCAGTGGACACTGGGTAAAGCTGTTCATTAGTGATTAGTAGGTGTAGTGTGCTGGTTAGTGAAACTGCATTACATTATCTGTATATGTGTATCTGTATGCTAAAGTCTGAGTATTCATGGGAAAACTGTATACATTAcatattttgtggatttttgaaGAGATATAAATGCAGTTCCTGCATTGCAACAAGCAAGAGTTTGTTCAAATGTCAATACACtgctactttttattttatgaacTTAAGAAATCGATAAATAATCTAACgaaaataaacagtaattttGGCATGTGCAAATGTTTTGCTATTGTAGGTgaaaaaaagaaccaaactcTAAAAATGAGGATCTTGAGATCTCTTTATTTATGCAGTGCATAGAATCTCACACAACACCAGGTTATGGGAGAGAAGCTCTCTGAACAAAACGCTTATATCACGTTGGTTAGCTATGTGTAAGTTCTCTCTCTGTTGTGAATAGTTTCTTTTTGTCCTGACATGGGAAGATGGCTCTAAATTTTATCTTATCTGGCATGGGGATGTAACTCTGTCTTCCAGGCCACCTGCACATTCTTACAGACTTTTGGACCCTTGCAAAAGAAATAACACAATCTTCAACCAAGTAATGCAATCTTTAGTATTTTTCGATCAGCGACCTTGCGAAGACGGTGTTTAGTAACTCCTTCTTTGGCAGATATCACAGCGTACAAACAATTTTTTATCCCTGCTAAGAGTCTGTCTGTCCCTAAACTGGGCATTTTGCAGATCACTTCAAGTTCTGAGATAATTTTTTCACACAGAGCATGTTTAAGATTGTTCCACAGATTTTTGCACCACTGTCCTGATCTTGATTTCCATAGCTCATAATAACTTCTGTTTTTAATGACATATCAGACAGTAGAAATTGCTAATTTTTTGGAGTACTCTTCTGCTTTCTGGGCGTCAGTAAGGTGATTTAGACCCTGATTTCATTCTGAAGTCATAGAATTTGTCAAACTCTGGACCTTCCATTTGCTGACATTTCCGAATAACAAGTCCTGACATCCTCTACAAGTTGTAATGAGTCAATAAAGGCCTAACATGTTAATGATGTAATGAGAGTAGCACACATACCGCAATTACTGTTTCCTATTTTCACGTTTTCaaatttatgaaataaaaagtaaCCGTGCAATAATGTTTAAAGGAAGGCTCATTATTCATCATGTTGCAGAGGTTgtatttgcatcttttcatttttcaacaaaataGAATCATTTTTCAAGGTATTTCAACATTACAGTAATATGTATAGCGTACATATCTTTTATTAGATTGACAGGTTGGACTGCACTCCATATTTTAAAGGTGTGCTCCTCTCTCGTGTCTGCAGATTAACTGTCCACAGGTTGGCTGCTTGCACTCTGATTCGCTCCCTGGAGATGGAGGACAGAGaacaacaacatggaggaaTGAAGGAGAAGGTGGTGCAGCTCAGTGTCCAATCAGGAGTGAGCAGTTCTTTCACTGCTTTCATTGCTGTCAACAAAGCAGATGGCAAAGTGATTCAGGGACCTCTTGTGTGCAGAAATATCCAATTAAGTGAGTAGtgcttttgtttgctttcacAAAAATAATGTGTCACCCACTACTTTGATAGAAATAACGTGAATGATACTGTACTAAAGTAAAACGTTACAGAGCTGTACCTATGATGATCCAACATTTGAAGCTATACAATCAGTGTAaggtttgttgcatttttactttgtttcacATAGAAATTGAAAATATTGTGAATACGGTAGAAACTTTACGGTAttcatactttttaaaaattttagtGTCACTTAAGTGTCCCTTCTTATGGCCGCTGGGAGTAAATGTATtgaaaacatacactactgttcaaaagtttggggtcactcaggcagtttcatgttttccttgaacactcacacttttattcatgtgctaacataattgcacaaggaattttctaatcatcagttagtctttcaacaccattagctaacacaatgtagcattagaacacaggagtgatggttgctggaaatctttctgaaatgaataaaagacGCCCACCACTCCTCGTGGCtgcagttcagtaaagttggaaagatatatgttat comes from Amphiprion ocellaris isolate individual 3 ecotype Okinawa chromosome 7, ASM2253959v1, whole genome shotgun sequence and encodes:
- the LOC129347299 gene encoding von Willebrand factor A domain-containing protein 5A-like produces the protein MSDCYGLLTPDRKAVPLQSIEVELEVRDHVATVVSTLKYQNKEDKPVEAVFVFPLPGDAAVCHFSAVIGQKEIVAEVKEKQEAREEYDDALSSGQQAFLLEESEQSPDIFSMKVGGLAPGESASIRLEYVTELAVQADDGLRFCLPAVLNPRYQPQGSEGASVQVFSVPASLVPYTLCFCGRLFSPRPICKVESSCSLEPLQYLNTDQTQATVKLAAGHKFDRDVKLVIYYKDAHQPTAVVEAGQTSAETGTLMGDPVVMVSLYPEFPQSVMSSVASCGEFVFLMDRSGSMKRKMNNKESHQTCIMSDRDTLLLLLKSLLMGCYFNIYSFGSRYQHIFPQSVEYSQKTMEEALKKAEEMEANLGGTEILKPLQHIYSQHCIPNQPRQLFVFTDGEVGNTKEVLDLVKKNSGSHRCFCFGIGEGASSALINGLAKEGGGHAQFIRGTDRMQPKVMQSLRFALQPAVEDISVTWGLPKGLSVTVLSPPITSIFQGHRSLIYGQLTGQVATAPSHIRYSM